A window of Chitinispirillum alkaliphilum contains these coding sequences:
- a CDS encoding acetyltransferase, GNAT family, with product MFRLRDASKEDYDFLYNLLKSTMKQYYIEAFKKWDETLEKQYFDESFSKDVYKIIIWADYNVGCISITETDQSLFINEFQILPEFQNRGIGKIILKSIIEESNRLLIPIKLEVLKVNKKARAFYSNFGFIFDGQKEYHDSMYRNPCRE from the coding sequence ATGTTCAGGTTAAGAGATGCATCTAAAGAGGATTATGATTTTCTGTATAACTTATTAAAATCAACTATGAAGCAATACTATATCGAGGCTTTTAAAAAATGGGATGAAACATTGGAAAAGCAATATTTTGATGAAAGCTTTTCAAAAGACGTATATAAAATCATTATTTGGGCGGATTACAATGTTGGTTGTATTTCAATAACAGAAACCGATCAATCCCTGTTTATAAATGAATTCCAAATATTACCAGAATTTCAAAATAGAGGGATTGGAAAAATAATTCTAAAATCAATAATCGAAGAATCAAACAGGCTGCTTATTCCCATTAAACTTGAAGTTTTAAAAGTGAACAAGAAGGCAAGAGCATTCTATAGTAATTTTGGGTTTATATTTGACGGTCAGAAAGAATACCATGATTCGATGTATAGAAACCCTTGTAGGGAATAA
- a CDS encoding serine/threonine protein phosphatase: MFDLIGDIHGYAHKLEILLKKLGYKKKDNSFSHPSRKVLFLGDYIDRGPQIPKVLSIIKAMVDRGDAVALMGNHEYNAICFNCEKKNGGYLRRHSIKNILQHYDTLKQFTNQQTLYDDYVNWFKTLPLYHESENFRAVHACWDINHIDLLRSKLENDRFNDELIRKSVMAGTPLNEAVEIILKGKELRLPDDLEFYDKDGVRRKRMRIKWWVDPSRVNYKEISVEQIDSLPDVPVDISELNNSDYYPPDEKPVFFGHYWMKKADVLIGKNICCLDYSVAKEGHLVAYRFDGEIELEKKKLIFV, encoded by the coding sequence ATGTTTGATCTAATCGGTGATATACATGGCTATGCCCATAAGCTTGAAATCCTTCTCAAAAAACTTGGGTATAAAAAAAAGGACAACTCCTTTTCACACCCTTCAAGAAAAGTTTTGTTTCTTGGTGATTACATTGACAGAGGTCCACAAATCCCAAAAGTTTTAAGTATAATAAAAGCAATGGTCGACAGGGGGGATGCTGTCGCTCTGATGGGTAATCATGAGTATAATGCTATCTGTTTTAATTGTGAGAAGAAAAACGGCGGTTATTTAAGAAGACACTCCATCAAGAATATCCTTCAGCACTATGATACGCTGAAACAATTTACAAACCAGCAGACCCTATACGACGATTACGTTAATTGGTTTAAAACACTGCCACTATATCATGAATCAGAAAATTTCAGGGCCGTACATGCGTGCTGGGATATCAACCATATAGATCTACTGAGATCAAAGCTGGAAAACGACAGGTTTAATGATGAGTTGATTAGAAAATCTGTGATGGCTGGAACACCACTGAATGAGGCTGTTGAAATAATATTGAAAGGCAAAGAGCTCAGACTACCGGATGATCTGGAGTTTTATGACAAGGATGGTGTAAGAAGGAAAAGAATGAGAATTAAGTGGTGGGTGGATCCATCCCGGGTCAACTATAAAGAAATAAGTGTGGAACAAATTGACTCACTTCCTGATGTTCCGGTTGATATATCCGAACTGAATAATTCTGATTACTATCCACCAGATGAAAAGCCTGTCTTTTTTGGCCATTATTGGATGAAAAAAGCTGATGTACTTATTGGGAAAAACATCTGCTGTTTAGATTACAGTGTTGCTAAAGAAGGGCATCTGGTAGCTTACAGGTTTGATGGGGAAATAGAGTTAGAAAAAAAGAAGCTGATATTTGTGTGA
- a CDS encoding Sensor histidine kinase, whose product MKSVGKGCAKILPENNPVRSAAVSALIYVLLAVVYIIVSSRVAGLVATSTEQYQRIEIIKGIIYVGITGFFFFLISYGWWRKVNSQRILLVNSEKREFASKYSSVLTHDLNNLLMGLWGVVYKIKDQSAGDIEMKDYEALERATSNLARFSKRLTSAYKSPQKNCTKEVDISPLFDSVIEFVMKHPDVRKCEIIYKKPPHIISLLDVELFEQCVMNLVVNAAQATGEGGIIEVTTNLTDDMFCFGVHDNGPGIPCGEMENIFDAGFTTKTDGSGLGLMSVQAFAASYGGEVKAGKSHLGGAVFSMRIPICNEYREGMQNPGLDSSNVGAQY is encoded by the coding sequence ATGAAATCAGTGGGTAAGGGGTGCGCCAAGATACTGCCCGAAAATAACCCTGTCCGTTCAGCTGCCGTTTCTGCGCTCATATATGTGCTACTTGCGGTTGTTTACATAATTGTATCAAGCCGGGTGGCGGGATTGGTCGCTACATCAACAGAGCAGTACCAGAGAATCGAGATCATAAAGGGAATCATATATGTAGGTATAACAGGGTTTTTCTTTTTTCTGATATCATACGGCTGGTGGAGAAAAGTGAATTCCCAAAGGATTTTGCTTGTTAACAGCGAGAAGAGGGAATTCGCATCAAAATATAGCTCTGTACTGACTCATGATTTGAATAACCTGTTGATGGGGCTTTGGGGTGTGGTATATAAGATCAAAGATCAAAGTGCCGGGGACATAGAAATGAAAGACTATGAGGCTTTGGAGCGGGCAACCAGTAATCTTGCCAGATTTTCTAAACGCCTGACATCTGCATACAAATCGCCTCAAAAGAATTGTACCAAAGAGGTGGATATAAGCCCGCTGTTTGATTCTGTTATTGAATTTGTAATGAAACATCCTGATGTAAGAAAGTGTGAAATAATCTACAAAAAGCCTCCTCATATTATCTCATTACTTGATGTGGAGCTTTTTGAGCAGTGTGTGATGAATCTGGTGGTAAATGCTGCTCAGGCTACCGGAGAAGGTGGAATAATCGAGGTTACAACAAATCTGACGGATGATATGTTTTGCTTCGGGGTTCATGATAATGGTCCCGGTATTCCCTGCGGGGAAATGGAAAACATCTTTGATGCCGGTTTTACAACAAAAACAGATGGAAGCGGCTTGGGGCTGATGTCTGTGCAGGCTTTTGCAGCCTCGTATGGTGGGGAGGTTAAGGCCGGTAAATCTCACCTCGGGGGAGCTGTATTTTCAATGAGAATACCAATTTGTAACGAGTACAGGGAAGGTATGCAAAACCCGGGCTTAGATAGTTCCAATGTAGGGGCCCAATACTGA
- a CDS encoding fibro-slime family protein yields MQNPWDDDTDLFIEGVAETGYWAGEGQGTALTNHGDGWHSYTFTQTNKGNTSQLRLVSWPIPGQWSRREFDIPSLSTIFDGSSSDQNSAWIYINQNQNITISLYPVDGTIIMFLNPWVNNSPKIIAGDSDPEQMERNDDFDGWYSSLFFGSASSALFMFTDYFETELYTSEGMRDGDFINVSSYVEEHDTVWIMARPYPNGTPVITIIEPEERGERPVRFLSALIRDWKRDPAFGFLGPGDWSPNEVMTGMVLPELDENGRIQRGNGAHMSDSVEAWFETREIAPGRTNDTCINLEFRKDNAGRWYYDSWENDPPDFLPINDFNVWDEWHENSDGTPSNFLFTTEMHTQFVYREGGNQEFFFRGDDDVWVFINGRLAIDLGGFHQPAEDSVNLDDIRISHDLEDGGTYQLSVFHAERKPYGSNFMIRTSIDLRNDRSLFYSSMNAGNGRTLYEIFEFYIDIDDLVDGCGFNLQDLTDADTIPATVDFFISGPEFGMDNVELQPGTHFGGLTLSENTIMIDSAAITGLASGSYTVTFVNRYAPNSRGTVTFTVPAVTTLEILYGAVYADSGDGSVNRLEIHYLNDLETIPDSVILFWPSRTSDEYRKVIRDPENITLNPSNSRHVTVILPEPFPEGITTYRGMNRLGTHMYHPTDPNASPVEESFQVVDSVGPLIAAADIIERFDSGLEDVILISFTENITSPSTSLRGKTLELIKSETGSKFTLDVINATETDGLFQLTVRSVDEQNIPRAGDSLRFNPGSEIYDLHGVPIHELNRPVVIGLRAVPPEIDSAFYFDTNADGIVDQVLINFNKEVNPENMIIDFQWGEENIEPQDITHHEGDNTRIAVQLTTDHGIRTSGRMIATVYFTDFNASAQGTVRDRAAAVLLEASYIPGGIIQGERSADTLMVIFSEPMNTTTTGSSTEPFSFISSAEGEQYSLRLNYNRNVGNKYFFEVEDTPPGVVVRGNDSVYINPGAELADGEGNIQNNSQNRRVPLVMGELPIELRAVVFPNPCKIGEQLTVRIESVTGVIETELLVSVGIYDKLGNLIFSQQQHRNNENTIDIQWDLRNRNNRYVAEGTYLIIINAVDAQNRNILNERIKAAINRQ; encoded by the coding sequence GTGCAGAATCCCTGGGATGATGATACAGACCTCTTTATTGAAGGAGTTGCTGAAACAGGCTACTGGGCCGGTGAGGGTCAGGGTACAGCCCTTACCAACCATGGTGATGGGTGGCACTCCTATACCTTTACTCAAACCAACAAAGGAAACACAAGCCAACTGCGGCTGGTTTCCTGGCCAATTCCAGGCCAGTGGTCACGGAGAGAATTTGACATACCCAGTCTGAGTACAATTTTTGACGGATCTTCATCAGATCAAAACTCAGCCTGGATCTACATCAACCAAAACCAAAATATCACAATCAGCCTGTACCCTGTTGACGGGACAATAATCATGTTCCTCAACCCCTGGGTTAATAACTCTCCCAAGATTATCGCAGGGGATTCTGACCCTGAGCAGATGGAAAGAAATGATGATTTTGATGGATGGTACAGCAGCTTGTTTTTCGGTTCAGCAAGCAGTGCTCTTTTTATGTTCACTGATTATTTCGAAACTGAACTGTATACATCCGAAGGAATGCGGGATGGTGATTTTATCAACGTGTCATCATATGTTGAAGAACACGATACAGTATGGATCATGGCGCGTCCATATCCAAACGGGACACCTGTAATCACCATTATCGAACCGGAGGAAAGGGGAGAAAGACCGGTGCGTTTTCTTTCAGCTCTTATCAGAGACTGGAAACGCGATCCAGCCTTTGGTTTTCTTGGTCCAGGCGACTGGAGCCCCAATGAAGTTATGACCGGAATGGTTCTTCCTGAGCTTGATGAGAACGGGCGGATACAGCGCGGAAATGGTGCCCATATGTCAGACAGTGTGGAAGCATGGTTTGAAACCAGGGAAATCGCCCCCGGCAGGACAAATGATACCTGCATAAACCTTGAATTCAGAAAAGACAATGCGGGAAGATGGTATTACGATTCCTGGGAAAATGATCCACCTGACTTTTTGCCTATAAACGATTTTAATGTCTGGGATGAATGGCATGAAAATTCAGATGGTACCCCCTCAAATTTTCTTTTCACCACCGAGATGCATACCCAGTTTGTGTACCGTGAAGGAGGTAATCAGGAATTTTTCTTTCGGGGCGATGATGATGTGTGGGTTTTTATCAATGGGAGACTGGCAATAGACCTTGGCGGATTTCATCAACCGGCTGAGGACAGTGTAAATCTTGACGATATAAGAATAAGTCATGATCTTGAAGACGGAGGAACCTATCAGCTTTCTGTTTTCCATGCTGAGAGAAAACCTTACGGATCAAACTTCATGATCAGAACTTCGATTGACCTGAGGAATGACCGATCACTTTTTTACTCCTCCATGAATGCTGGAAATGGCAGAACTCTTTATGAAATATTTGAGTTCTATATCGATATCGATGATCTTGTTGACGGATGTGGTTTTAATCTTCAGGACCTTACCGATGCAGATACCATACCCGCTACGGTTGACTTTTTTATTTCCGGCCCGGAGTTTGGAATGGATAATGTTGAACTGCAGCCCGGAACACATTTTGGCGGGTTAACGTTATCTGAGAATACCATAATGATTGACTCCGCCGCTATTACCGGACTTGCATCGGGCAGTTACACAGTAACTTTTGTTAACAGGTATGCCCCAAATTCGCGTGGAACAGTCACGTTCACAGTCCCGGCAGTCACGACACTGGAAATTCTCTATGGCGCAGTATACGCCGATTCGGGAGATGGAAGTGTAAACAGGCTGGAAATCCATTACCTCAATGACCTGGAAACAATACCGGATTCAGTTATTCTTTTTTGGCCGTCAAGAACCTCTGATGAATACAGGAAGGTTATACGCGATCCGGAGAATATCACATTAAATCCGTCCAATTCAAGACATGTAACTGTTATTCTTCCGGAACCGTTTCCCGAAGGTATAACCACCTACAGGGGAATGAACCGTCTTGGGACACATATGTACCATCCTACCGACCCTAACGCTTCCCCGGTCGAGGAGAGTTTCCAGGTAGTCGACAGTGTGGGACCTCTGATCGCAGCTGCAGATATCATCGAGCGCTTTGATTCCGGTCTGGAGGATGTGATACTCATCTCATTTACCGAAAATATCACCTCACCGTCAACTTCTCTGAGAGGAAAAACTCTTGAACTTATCAAATCAGAAACCGGTTCAAAATTCACTCTTGATGTAATTAACGCAACCGAAACTGACGGGCTGTTTCAGCTTACTGTCAGAAGTGTCGATGAGCAAAACATTCCCCGTGCCGGAGACAGTCTCAGGTTTAATCCCGGCAGTGAAATTTACGATCTGCACGGGGTACCGATTCATGAGCTCAACAGACCTGTTGTTATCGGCTTGCGTGCTGTACCTCCCGAAATTGATTCAGCCTTCTATTTCGACACAAACGCAGACGGTATTGTTGATCAGGTTTTGATAAATTTCAATAAAGAGGTAAATCCGGAAAATATGATCATCGATTTCCAGTGGGGGGAAGAAAATATTGAACCTCAGGACATAACACATCATGAGGGCGACAATACCAGAATAGCAGTACAGCTTACAACAGATCACGGAATAAGAACTTCCGGCAGAATGATAGCTACTGTATACTTTACCGATTTCAATGCATCTGCTCAGGGAACGGTAAGAGACCGTGCCGCTGCGGTATTATTGGAAGCCTCTTACATCCCGGGAGGTATTATCCAGGGAGAAAGAAGTGCAGATACATTGATGGTGATCTTTAGCGAACCAATGAATACTACAACCACAGGCAGCAGTACTGAACCTTTCTCATTTATATCTTCAGCTGAAGGAGAACAGTATTCGCTTCGATTGAATTATAACAGGAATGTTGGCAACAAATACTTCTTTGAGGTTGAAGACACTCCGCCAGGTGTGGTTGTCAGAGGAAATGATTCTGTCTATATCAACCCCGGTGCGGAGCTTGCTGATGGGGAGGGAAATATTCAGAACAATTCTCAGAACAGGCGTGTTCCTCTTGTCATGGGAGAGCTGCCAATAGAGCTTCGCGCTGTGGTTTTTCCAAACCCCTGCAAAATCGGGGAACAACTTACAGTACGGATCGAATCTGTTACCGGGGTCATTGAAACAGAGCTTCTGGTTTCCGTAGGGATATATGACAAATTGGGTAACCTCATCTTTTCTCAGCAGCAACACAGAAATAATGAAAACACAATCGATATACAATGGGACCTTCGAAACAGGAATAACAGATATGTGGCAGAGGGAACTTACCTGATAATTATCAATGCAGTTGATGCACAAAATAGAAATATTCTTAACGAGAGGATTAAAGCTGCAATCAACAGACAATAG
- a CDS encoding putative ankyrin repeat protein, translating to MGKFFKICKSVFCTGAFFMILNGCGGEESVRYETIHTAAGRGDLEKVRDYLQNGVAVNSRDVGGNTPLHSAASNGHFEVVDYLIQNGAVIDITNKGKFTPAFLARRAGFDSLSVSLREKSNSSRANITTQYLIFETLHEAAYNGYVQDIETHIENGKSVNERSDNGDTPLYLAALSKNREAVDVLLQNGADVDGKVHGGKTPLFWAALNGENEIVELLLQFGADINIRNNHQLTPLHAASSGGHHKTVALLLNRGAEVNAVSLNGITPLHTSAGLGLLDVCKVLVSNGADVNAVSISGSTPLHETVGALGHVQGKPNSDVIRLLIQNGADVNALDKRERTPLAMAQNNEFTEAAQLIRNHRGRS from the coding sequence ATGGGAAAATTTTTTAAGATCTGCAAAAGTGTTTTTTGCACCGGTGCTTTTTTTATGATTCTGAATGGTTGTGGTGGAGAAGAAAGTGTGAGGTATGAAACCATACATACTGCTGCTGGGAGAGGGGACCTGGAGAAAGTTAGAGATTATCTCCAGAATGGGGTTGCAGTAAACAGCCGTGATGTTGGGGGAAATACGCCTCTGCACTCTGCTGCATCCAATGGACATTTTGAAGTTGTTGACTACCTTATACAAAACGGTGCTGTTATAGACATAACAAACAAGGGCAAGTTTACTCCGGCATTTCTGGCCCGCAGAGCTGGTTTTGACAGTCTCTCTGTGTCATTGAGGGAAAAGAGTAATTCTTCAAGAGCAAACATCACCACGCAGTATTTGATTTTTGAAACGTTGCATGAGGCTGCCTACAACGGTTATGTGCAGGACATCGAAACCCATATAGAAAATGGTAAATCGGTAAATGAACGAAGTGATAACGGCGATACACCTTTGTATCTTGCTGCATTGAGTAAAAACAGAGAGGCCGTTGATGTTCTGTTGCAGAATGGTGCTGATGTTGACGGAAAAGTTCATGGGGGTAAAACACCTCTGTTCTGGGCGGCTTTAAATGGAGAAAATGAAATCGTTGAGCTTTTGCTTCAATTCGGAGCAGATATAAATATAAGAAATAACCATCAGCTTACTCCCCTTCATGCAGCCTCTTCCGGTGGTCACCACAAGACAGTCGCCTTACTGTTAAACAGGGGGGCTGAGGTAAATGCTGTGAGTCTAAACGGAATTACACCTTTACACACCTCTGCCGGTCTGGGACTACTGGATGTATGCAAGGTCCTTGTAAGTAACGGTGCGGATGTGAATGCTGTCAGCATCTCCGGAAGCACTCCGCTTCATGAAACTGTGGGGGCATTGGGGCATGTTCAGGGTAAACCTAATTCAGATGTCATAAGATTGCTGATTCAAAACGGTGCAGATGTTAATGCGCTGGATAAAAGGGAAAGAACTCCTCTTGCAATGGCTCAGAACAATGAATTCACCGAAGCAGCACAGCTGATAAGAAATCATCGCGGGAGAAGTTGA
- a CDS encoding Glycosyl transferase, giving the protein MKIAFFSRYLPSDEPNGVSYQVHRLACFLVTSGHKVVVYSFSPAPDDANYEHVRLPWKYTLKFIRKFIPALTFRKINTSEFDVLHYHGDDYLCKGSGKRVRTFYGSALREAQYSANIKRFFYQALFYLFELVSCLRKGKKNGISKDTVRCLPFVSKIIPCSVPVKKFITRKSKTPYPTILFAGTFYTRKRGELLIDAFKRVVLPALPDCRLRIVGPQPCCGKNIDYLGRLEDSKLIEEYSSSWVYCMCSSYEGFGVPVIEAMAGGAAVVATHNHGTDQIITSGIDGMLCEPNDLGKTLLRVLSDTILREKLRNNGFATALKYSQEVIGKKYESWYCS; this is encoded by the coding sequence ATGAAAATAGCTTTTTTCAGCAGATATCTTCCTTCCGACGAGCCCAATGGAGTTTCTTATCAGGTACACCGCCTGGCATGTTTCCTCGTAACTTCAGGACACAAGGTTGTGGTGTACAGTTTTAGTCCTGCTCCTGATGATGCAAACTATGAACATGTGCGTTTACCCTGGAAATACACCTTAAAATTCATAAGAAAATTCATACCCGCCCTAACTTTCAGGAAAATAAATACTTCTGAATTTGACGTCCTGCATTATCACGGAGATGACTATCTTTGCAAAGGTTCTGGTAAAAGAGTAAGAACATTTTACGGTTCCGCATTAAGAGAAGCGCAATATTCGGCAAATATTAAAAGGTTTTTCTATCAGGCTCTTTTTTACCTTTTCGAATTAGTCTCATGTTTGAGAAAAGGAAAAAAAAACGGGATTTCAAAGGATACTGTCAGATGTCTGCCATTTGTAAGTAAAATCATCCCTTGCTCAGTCCCGGTAAAAAAATTTATCACCCGGAAATCTAAGACACCCTACCCAACAATTCTCTTTGCCGGAACTTTTTATACCCGAAAAAGAGGGGAGTTATTGATCGATGCTTTCAAAAGAGTCGTTCTGCCTGCTCTGCCTGATTGCAGACTGAGAATTGTGGGGCCTCAGCCCTGCTGTGGTAAAAACATAGATTACTTAGGGCGTCTCGAAGATTCAAAGCTTATAGAAGAGTATAGCAGCTCATGGGTATACTGTATGTGCAGTTCATATGAGGGCTTCGGTGTCCCTGTGATTGAAGCTATGGCTGGAGGGGCTGCCGTGGTGGCAACTCATAATCACGGAACTGATCAAATAATCACATCCGGCATTGACGGCATGCTTTGTGAACCAAATGACCTGGGGAAAACATTATTACGTGTGCTCAGTGATACAATTTTACGCGAAAAACTCCGGAATAACGGGTTCGCTACAGCTTTAAAGTATTCTCAGGAAGTGATCGGGAAGAAATACGAGAGCTGGTACTGTTCATAA
- a CDS encoding glycosyl transferase, family 2 — protein sequence MNVKGVSVIVSSHRPHYIPDLIHSLQTARNNADFAVELIVVADYPVDMMAQEFGFVKWVFLSDKSISRKRNKGVECSKYEVVAFVDDDCVVDTQWLKKGYEYLISKAEICGVEGKTVVEHPVDATSVIKQYKRLEKPGYRTNNIFYRKEKFLSVGGFDERFTVQREDLDLAFTLLQKGEKIGFGKDIVVQHRFRKGEWWDLLKNCHNRRFDPLLYKKHPKMFRKQLRSPFSGTLLSLLIIHVLSLVLVFGECVVWGVLLILTAVSVLTYRRTGAASGFFYFFKEWVSMFFAPFVITASLIYGSVKFRKLLFV from the coding sequence GTGAATGTTAAAGGTGTTTCTGTAATAGTCTCATCACACAGACCTCATTATATTCCGGATCTGATCCATTCTCTGCAAACGGCAAGGAATAACGCAGATTTCGCAGTGGAATTGATTGTCGTAGCAGATTACCCTGTTGATATGATGGCACAGGAATTTGGTTTTGTGAAATGGGTATTTCTCAGTGACAAAAGTATAAGCAGAAAAAGGAACAAAGGTGTGGAGTGTTCCAAATATGAAGTGGTGGCTTTTGTCGATGATGATTGTGTGGTTGATACACAGTGGCTAAAGAAAGGTTATGAGTATCTTATCAGTAAGGCTGAAATCTGTGGTGTTGAGGGAAAGACTGTCGTTGAACACCCCGTAGATGCTACTTCAGTTATTAAACAGTATAAAAGGCTCGAAAAACCCGGTTACAGAACAAACAATATTTTTTATAGAAAAGAAAAGTTCCTCTCTGTGGGTGGATTTGATGAAAGATTTACAGTACAAAGAGAAGATTTGGACCTTGCCTTTACGCTGTTGCAAAAGGGGGAGAAGATCGGATTTGGTAAAGATATCGTTGTGCAGCACAGATTCAGAAAAGGCGAGTGGTGGGACCTGCTAAAAAATTGTCACAATCGCAGGTTTGATCCCTTGCTGTATAAAAAACACCCGAAAATGTTTCGTAAACAATTAAGATCCCCATTCTCAGGAACATTGTTATCATTGTTGATTATACATGTATTATCACTTGTATTGGTTTTTGGAGAGTGTGTTGTTTGGGGTGTTCTGTTAATCCTGACTGCCGTTTCAGTTTTGACTTATCGTAGAACCGGGGCTGCTTCTGGTTTCTTCTATTTTTTTAAAGAATGGGTAAGTATGTTTTTTGCACCGTTTGTAATCACGGCATCACTGATTTATGGCTCAGTTAAATTCAGAAAACTACTCTTTGTTTAA
- a CDS encoding glycosyl transferase, family 2 yields the protein MLKSETDNKVKICVIDDGSGEAERNLNKNICAELGVSYVRCSKNRGMAVARNIGIRHSNGNWVLFLDDDVEVKKGWYKVLKKHLKSAPDDVIGFEGKVTGTGQGLWDREVENLCGGQFLTCHIAYRKDMLMKIGCFDETFEYLGPFCEDHEIAVRALREGNIIFLPDLKADHMARNVVLIRMLMNSRKRMRGIVRAEKYFFSKHPGEYKNFRNAVNFKGTYISFLVRHTLNCMRRRRFSDFLRKPGQTIMLLFISVFEQICAWTLLPEVLLNKSVQDVPQKGKPDWSK from the coding sequence ATGTTAAAATCAGAAACAGATAATAAGGTAAAGATATGTGTAATAGATGATGGATCAGGTGAAGCTGAAAGAAACCTTAACAAAAATATATGTGCTGAACTTGGTGTGTCGTATGTGCGATGTTCAAAAAATCGTGGAATGGCGGTAGCACGAAATATAGGCATAAGACACTCGAATGGAAATTGGGTTTTATTTCTGGACGATGATGTTGAGGTGAAAAAGGGGTGGTACAAGGTTTTAAAAAAACATCTCAAAAGTGCCCCTGATGATGTGATTGGTTTTGAGGGTAAAGTGACAGGAACAGGGCAGGGATTATGGGACAGAGAAGTTGAAAATCTGTGCGGGGGGCAGTTTCTGACCTGCCATATTGCATACAGAAAAGATATGCTTATGAAAATAGGCTGTTTCGATGAAACATTTGAGTATCTTGGCCCATTCTGTGAGGATCACGAGATTGCTGTACGTGCTTTAAGGGAAGGGAATATCATCTTCCTTCCTGATCTGAAAGCTGATCATATGGCAAGAAATGTCGTATTGATTAGAATGCTTATGAACAGTAGAAAAAGAATGAGAGGGATAGTAAGAGCAGAAAAGTATTTTTTTTCAAAACACCCTGGTGAATATAAAAATTTCAGGAATGCTGTTAATTTTAAAGGTACATACATTTCATTTCTCGTTCGTCATACTTTGAACTGCATGCGAAGGAGAAGGTTTTCAGATTTTTTAAGGAAACCCGGACAAACTATTATGCTTCTGTTTATAAGTGTTTTCGAGCAGATATGTGCCTGGACTCTTCTGCCAGAAGTTTTACTGAATAAATCTGTTCAAGATGTACCGCAAAAAGGAAAGCCAGACTGGTCAAAGTAA